In the Alphaproteobacteria bacterium genome, CGAGATCGTGGAGGACCGGCTTGCGGCCTACGAGGGCGCGGACGCCTGCACGCTGTTCTCTTCGGGTATGTCGGCGATCGCCACCACCATCTTCACGTTCACGCGGCCTGGCGACGTGATTCTGCATTCGCAGCCGCTCTATGGCGGCACCGAGACGCTGATCGCGCGCACGTTGACGGCCTACCAGGTGCAGGCCGTCGGCTTCGCGGACGGCGTCGACGAGGCGGCGATCCGTGAGGCCGCCGAGGCCGCCGCCGCAAAAGGCCGCGTCGCGCTGATCATGATCGAGACGCCGTCGAACCCGCTCAACACCATGGTCGACATCAAGCTCATCCGCCGCATCGCCGACGAGATCGCGGCGCGGCAGAACCATCGGCCGATCATCGTCTGCGACAACACGCTGCTCGGGCCGGTCTTCCAGCGCCCGCTTCCCTTCGGCGCCGACGTCTCGGTCTACTCACTCACCAAGTACGTCGGCGGCCACTCCGACCTGATCGCCGGCGCGGCGCTCGGCAGCAATGAGATCATGCGGCCGATCCGGCAGCTGCGCGGCGCGATCGGCACGCAGCTCGACCCGCATTCGAGCTGGATGATTTCCCGCTCGCTCGAAACGCTCAGCGTGCGCATGGAGCGCGGCAACGCGAATGCGCGCATCGTCGCCGAATTCCTGCGCGATCATCCGCGCGTCGAGACCGTGCACTACCTGCCGTTCCTGCCAGCTGCATCACCCCAGTGCCGCGTCTTCGCCGCGCAGTGCACGGGCGCGGGCTCGACCTTCTCGTTCGACATCAATGGCGGGCTCGAGGAAGCCTTCGCCTGCCTCAACCGGCTGCAGATCATCAAGCTCGCGGTAAGCCTCGGCGGCACCGAGTCGCTCGCCTGCCATCCCGGCTCGACGACGCATTCGGGTGTGCCCGCCGACCTGCGCGCGCGCATCGGGGTGAGCGATGCGACGATCCGCCTCTCGATCGGCATCGAGCATGCGGACGATCTGGTGGCGGATCTGGCGCAGGCGCTGGTGGCGTAGGGGCGCTGGTTTTTCTTAGCGCTTGCCGAATGTGAACCAGGCAAACCCGAGCGCCAGCAGGCCGTTGATCGCGGCCTGAGCCTAGCCGTAGGAATTCACCAGGCCGGTCCCCGCCGCGTGAAGCAGGATCAGACAGTCGAGCGCGTTGGTGACGAGACCGGCCACCATCATGGCCTTCCAGGCTTGCGCCCCGGCACCGTGGCGGGCGCCCCAGTAGACGATGGCGAATGCAAGAATCGTCGAGCCGGCAACGCGGCCGAGCACTTCGGTGGCGGGCGTCAGCGTCACGCCGTAAAGCGCCGTCAGTTGCCCGGGCGCAATCAGGAACGCCAGGCCGAAAACCGCCGCCACGACCGTGGCGAGTGCCAGAAAGCTGTCGCGTGTCATGATCGTCTCCGTTCCATGGGAGAGGTGAAGAGAGCGATGGGCTGCGGTCGCCGCTCACCGGCAGCGGAACACGAATTGCTTCGCGTAGCTCGGGCGGATCACGATCGGCTCGCGCGAAGCGGTGAGCTGGTAGCGGCCGTGGCAGGCTTCGTTCGCATAGTTCTCGGCGAAGGTCCGAAGACGGCGCTGGCGCCAGTCGTCATGGTCGATGATGAAGTCGCTGGCCGAGAGCCGCAATAGCCGCGCGCCGCGACCGAGCGGTTCCTCGGTGTAGCGGATATCGCCGGAAGCGCGCGCCATTTGCGGCGCCGGCGGCGCCGTTACCACGCAGTAGAAGCACAGAGCTTGCAGCCAAAGGTCCATGGCCCCGTTTCCCTGGATCGCAAGCTTGCCATGGAAGCGGCGGGATGTCTTCTGCCGTGCTCCCTTCCGCCCGGATCATCACGCCGCTAGGATCACGCGTCACATCCTTCATCATCCGGGACATATCCACCATGGACCAGCGTGCTGTCGCGCAAGCGGCCGGATTGCTCGTCGCGGCGCGCCGCACCGGCAAGCTGCTCGACGGGCTGCCGGACGCGTGCAAGCCGCAGACGCTGGACGACGCTCACGCGATCCAGGACGCGACGCTCGCGGCGCTGGGAGAGACCGTCGCGGGCTTCAAGGTCGCGATCGTCGACGGCCGCGTGGTGCGCGGCGCGATCATGGCGTCGCGCGTGTTCGAGAGCGGCGCGCAGGTGAAAGCCGCCGCCATGCCGCTGCTCGGGATCGAGGCCGAGATCGCTTTCCGCGTCGAGCGTGATATGCCGGCCGGCAAGTACAGTTATGACGATGTGGCCGCCGCGGTGTCGGCCTTCGCGGCGATCGAGATCGTCGACTCGCGCTTCCGCGACCATACGGCCGTGTCGGCGCAGGAGCGCAATGCCGACTTCGTCACCAACGGCGGCTTCGTGCGCGGCGCGCCTGCTGCGGACTGGCGCAGCCTCGATCTCAAAAACATCGCCGTGACACTGACGATCGGCGGAGAGGAGATCGTAAAGCGCCACGGCGGCCACGCGGCTGGCGACCCGCTGCTGCCCGCGGTCGCGCTGGCGAACGACCTGCCCGGCGGTATCAGGGCCGGGCAGTTCGTCACCACCGGCACCTATACGGGGCTCACGTTTGCGAAGGCGGGGCAGACGGTGGTTGCGGAATTTGCGGGGGTGGGGAAGGTGGAGGTGGGGTTCGGGTAGGTGGTCTGATCTCGCCGCCGCTTAATCCTTTCCCTTCTTGCGCAGGGATTCCGAGAGGACCACGAGCGCATACTTCGTGCGCCGCGATTGGATATCCGCATAGGATCGCAGCAGCCGCAGCGCGCCCTTGGTCTGCATCAGCGCGAAACCGGTGCTCTCGTCTTCGTGTTTCTTCGTGCGCTCGCCCATGCCGCTGTAGAAAAACGTGATTGGAACGCGCAGCAGGTCGGCAATTCTCTGCAGCCGGCCGGCCGAGACGCGGTTTGCGCCTTTCTCGTATTTTTGCACCTGCTGAAATGTGAGCCCGATGCCTTCGGCCAGGCCCGATTGCGACAGGCCGCGCTGCAGTCTCAGCGCGCGGATCTTGCGTCCGATCTCGATGTCCTCCGCGCCGGCTCGGCGCTTTCTGCCAAATTGGGTTGGGTCGCTGGTCAAGATCTCGCCTCTGTCCCTTTCGCTGGCAACCCACCGGAATTCTGCTCCGCATCACACGACCTCCGGGAGACGCCATGCACAGTGCAATTCTAGATAGGCCCGTCACAGAACTGTTGTGCTGATTTGTTGAGGAGGAAAGTCGTGGAAGCCGTGCGCCTCAACCCCGACGCGCAGGCGCGTTGTTGCGGATTTCAGGGCTCAACTACACGTTATCGCGGCGCAGGGACGTTGCGTCCTTGGGCACCGGCAACCCCCCGCCGGTTCAACGCTGGCGTTGAACGGCAACAAGATTTACCGCCTTCTCGATGCTGTAACGCTCCTGTTTATTCCAATACCACCCTGCGTAGTGGGAGCGTCAAGATGGAACACAGCTTGAGGGGAATCGCCCCTGGCCACAATCAAATCCGGACCGAGATCGTGACGACCTACGAACAACTGCTTCACGCCTACGCCATCCGAAGTATTTGCTTCATTGAAGAGAATGGCATGAAAGCGCAGCAGATGTTCGACGGAAACGACTATCAAGCCACCCATGTGATCGCGTACTCCGGAGATGAACCGATTGGAGCCCTGCGGATTCGGTGGTTCAAGGATTTCGCCAAATTCGAACGCTTTGCCTTTCGCAAGGCCTATCGCGACAATCGTCCCTTAAAAGCGCTCGCAAGATTCTCGTTCGATCACGTCGCCCGGAAGGGTTACGATAAAGTCATCACGCATGCCCTCCCGAAGCATGCGCGGCTGTGGAAAATACTTTTCGGGTTCAAGGCTGCCGAAGGGAAGAAACCGGTCTACTTCGACGGCATCGACGAGCCGTGCATCGAACTCGTCAAGGAGCTCACGCCCCCGCTCAACGCAATCTCGGAGCATACGGACTCTATTGTTCTATTCCGTACCGAAGGATATTGGGACGCACCCTCGGAGTTCGAGATGGCGTCGCCCCAAAACTGAATTGAAGCCGAAGTTTCTCTCGAAACGTATCGGAAATTTCGCAGCGAGCATGTCGTGGATTTCCATCGATCCTATCTGAAGCAGGTGGTCTCGATCCACCAGGCAATGTTTGCAAGGCTTCTCTTCGACGAGGACTCCGCCGTCGGCCCAGAGCTCGCCGAGTTGTTTCAGGATATCGGGCGTACCTATTTGCAAATCTCAGAACAAATCAACGAGCGTTGCTCGTCCTACCGTACTCTTCAAGATTAAACAGTTTTCTCATCCCTGCGTCATATTCACTTGGCGGGTTGTCCAGCCTGAATTCGTTGCTGAACCACGAATTGTTGCCGAATACGTCGCCGAGCCAGTCGAACACCAGGCGAACCGGCCGGGCGTGCAAGCGCTCGGTCAGGGCTACCAGATAAAGCGGAATCGAAATTCTCAAGCCGATTTCCAAGGGTACGAAGGAGGGCTCGACAAGCACGTAGGTGCCGAGCAATCCGATCCCTTGTCCGGATTTGACCAACATGGCGTAGGCAAACGAGTTGTCGCAATAATGTGCGATGCGTCCGCGCGACGCTGCGTGCTGCCAGCTATCCCACATCCCGGTCTTCCCGATGTAGTATTCCGACTGGATGAAGAGATGCTGTTCAAGATTAGCGCGCGTCGGCAGGCCGTGGTTCTGGATATAGTC is a window encoding:
- a CDS encoding fumarylacetoacetate hydrolase family protein → MDQRAVAQAAGLLVAARRTGKLLDGLPDACKPQTLDDAHAIQDATLAALGETVAGFKVAIVDGRVVRGAIMASRVFESGAQVKAAAMPLLGIEAEIAFRVERDMPAGKYSYDDVAAAVSAFAAIEIVDSRFRDHTAVSAQERNADFVTNGGFVRGAPAADWRSLDLKNIAVTLTIGGEEIVKRHGGHAAGDPLLPAVALANDLPGGIRAGQFVTTGTYTGLTFAKAGQTVVAEFAGVGKVEVGFG
- a CDS encoding cystathionine gamma-synthase family protein; translation: MKADRYHKLRLANHVLHPETLMLGYGYDPLLSEGAVKPPVFLTSTFVFRTAEEGRDFFDYTAGRREPPQGEGGGLVYSRFNHPNSEIVEDRLAAYEGADACTLFSSGMSAIATTIFTFTRPGDVILHSQPLYGGTETLIARTLTAYQVQAVGFADGVDEAAIREAAEAAAAKGRVALIMIETPSNPLNTMVDIKLIRRIADEIAARQNHRPIIVCDNTLLGPVFQRPLPFGADVSVYSLTKYVGGHSDLIAGAALGSNEIMRPIRQLRGAIGTQLDPHSSWMISRSLETLSVRMERGNANARIVAEFLRDHPRVETVHYLPFLPAASPQCRVFAAQCTGAGSTFSFDINGGLEEAFACLNRLQIIKLAVSLGGTESLACHPGSTTHSGVPADLRARIGVSDATIRLSIGIEHADDLVADLAQALVA
- a CDS encoding helix-turn-helix transcriptional regulator — its product is MTSDPTQFGRKRRAGAEDIEIGRKIRALRLQRGLSQSGLAEGIGLTFQQVQKYEKGANRVSAGRLQRIADLLRVPITFFYSGMGERTKKHEDESTGFALMQTKGALRLLRSYADIQSRRTKYALVVLSESLRKKGKD